From the Candidatus Hinthialibacter antarcticus genome, the window GATGGCATCGAAGCGCAGATTGTTTTATCAGTTCGTCAATGGAATTCGATTGTTGAATAATATTAATACGAAGTATGTATTTTCGGGCGACTTCTTCAGGGTATGCCTGTTGGGCTTTTCTGTGGTCTTCATATTGCGCTTGAAGTTTTTTTGTCCGAAAGCGAATTTGCATCACGCAGCCCTATGCTCTTTACCTGTTAGGTAAAGAGCATAGCAGCGCATTCGTATCTCGTCAATTATTCTTTTACCTTAAGGGTAAAGGGGAGCAGCCGTGCGGGGAGATCAGGCGATGCCGCCGTTGGCGACCGCCGCCGCGCGTGGACTGGCCTCTTTGCGTTTTGGCGCCGAAAATGGATTGGGCGTCTGTTTGATAAAACGCGAGTGCTCTAACACCAACATGCGGCTTGGCCCCGGGACCACCTTCAACACCTGGCTGTGAAAGCGCACCGGGTCGTGTTTGGGGATATACGCCGTCACGTCCAGCAGCGTCTTGGGACGCAGAGGCGTCCGCGCCCCCTCGTTTTGCGCAACAACCACAATCAAGCCTTCGTCTTCGCTATCCACCAAGTGCGCCCAGGCGAGTTCGGTTGCGTTGCCCGTATGTTGAAGCAACAAGCGGCTGCCCGGGATCAAGTCATACGTTGAATTGATCTTGACCAAACTCCGCAGGGTGCGCGCGTAGAGTTTTTGGCGAATCATTTCAAGAAAGTGCTGGCGGTCGGCCCGGCTCCAACCGCGCAAGCGCTTGACTGCGCGCTCAAATTTATCTTGTTCCGATAAAATACGGTGCAGTGGACGAATGGCGGAAGTACGGGCCATACGGCGCAAAAAGGTTTCTTCGCGGTCGTTGAG encodes:
- a CDS encoding flagellar brake protein, producing MNTQIGKLFFFKPVQDFESLAPTLILLSIAIGVISVFAWAAYLVHAAGRRKKEKAQFHQLARRYNLNDREETFLRRMARTSAIRPLHRILSEQDKFERAVKRLRGWSRADRQHFLEMIRQKLYARTLRSLVKINSTYDLIPGSRLLLQHTGNATELAWAHLVDSEDEGLIVVVAQNEGARTPLRPKTLLDVTAYIPKHDPVRFHSQVLKVVPGPSRMLVLEHSRFIKQTPNPFSAPKRKEASPRAAAVANGGIA